GCAAAAGAAACTCAGTTTAGTGGTTTTTTCCCAGTCCTCATTTTCTTCTGGAGTGAAGTGATTACAAGAGCCGCTCAGGTTTCTCGCCAGGGAAGTCTTTATATCCCTACAAAAGGCTCGTTTTCTGGTGAATAATCTAGGAGTTTGAATAGTGAATGAGCTCTAAAggccaaaaaaaaccaaaagaaaagcaaaacagaaggcagccaagcagagcaggaggctgtgGGAGGAGCTTAGGCTCTGCCTGAAGTACACTGTGTCTTGCCAAAGGCCAAAATTAGGAGAGTAATAATGAAAAGTGCAATTTCTCACTGTCTTGCCTCTaacaccagcactgctcacaCAGCTTGGGGTCCAAAGGTAGCTGTCAAAAGTGGGATATAAAACTGTGCTCACAGTGATTAAAGTTCCCGAGGGCAAGATGCAAAATGtgggggtttggggatttttgctGTTGGATAAAAATCCATTGAAacgcttctttttttttcctggcatgtCAGGTGTCTCATAATTTTCAGCTTCTGCCTTGGACTTAGCTGCCTCTCAGGATTCTTCCATATGAATTACAGGTAAGTGAGGCAGAAGCAAGGTTGCACTTTcctgtgcctggagcagctgggatgtgACCTCTGACGCCTGCTTTTTTTATCATGAGGCTTGAGCTAATGCTCAAAGGGTGATGGCCCAAAACTAGGTCCTATATCCATGTTTGGAGAAGGAATTGAATTAACCGAAGCACAGCCTTTTTGGGACACAATCAGCTGTGTGGGAAAAGGGGATTGAGCTGAAGTCTTTGGTAAGTGAGAATCTGGAGAGGGGGAGaagtggaaagggaaaaacatctaCACTGGAGGGTTGGGGCTGATTTGGATGCAGCCTTGGGCCAGCTGCAGGTGTGGTGTCAGAGGAGCGCCGGGGTTTGGCTTTGCCAGGTCTCAGAGATGGGGTACGGAGAGTCTCTTTGCCCCACCTGCCACCTTCCTGCAGAATCTCAAAGAGCCACGAGGAGCTGCTGTTCCCTCCCACGCCGTGCCATGCCAAGACAAACGTCATGTTCCTCAAAACCCACAagactgccagcagcactgtgctCAACATCATGTTCAGGTTTGCAGAGAGGTACAACCTCACCGTCGCTCTCCCTGCTGGCCAGCTCTTCCACCTGGGGTACCCAAGGACTTTCATGGCCCACTTTGTGGAGGGTTTTGAAACCATCGGCCAAAATTACAACATCATGTCCAACCACCTGCGGTTTAACCCCTTGGAGGTAAGGAAGAGCCATGACACCTGAGGAGAAACTTGGCTGGGACAGGACTAActtcttcttcctcccacaAATAGGTAAAAAAGGTGATGGCAGCCAACACCTTCTACTTCTCCATCCTGAGGAACCCCATTTCTCTGCTAGAGTCTTCCTACATTTACTACAAGAACAATGTGCCTGCCTTCAGGCTCTCCAAGAACGTGAACGAGTTCCTGGCATCACCCACAAAGTATTACCTCCCAGCAGATTACAGGGAAAACATCTACGCCAGGAACATCATGTGGTTTGACTTCGGCTACGACAACAACGCGGAGGATGACACAAAGTACACCCAGGCCGTCCTGGAGGACATCGAGCAGAACTTCCACCTCATCCTGATAGCAGACTACTTTGATGAGTCCATGATCCTCTTGAAGCACACTTTGTGCTGGGATCTGGATGATGTGGTTTACTTCAAGCTCAATTCCAGAAGCCACAACACTGTCCAGACATTGAGTCCAGAAAGTGAGGAGCAGATAAAAACATGGTGCTCGCTGGACTGGAAGCTCTACCTGCACTTCAACCAGAGCTTCTGGAGGAGAATTGAGGAGACCATAGGGCTCGAGGTGCTGGAAAAGGAGGTGGATCAGCTGCGGGCCAGACAGAAGGAGCTCATGGAGACTTGTctctcagagcaggaggcagtgAGGAAGGATCACATCAGGAATAGAGCTCTCCTACCTTTCCAGTCAGGGGCTGCAAATATCCTGGGTTACAACCTCAAACAAGACTTGGACAAGAGGACTCTGAGAACCTGCCAGAAACTGGTCATACCAGAGCTCCAGTACACGTCCTACCTTTACGCTGTCCAACACCCACACAAGAGGAGGAAAGAGTTGGGATTGCCATTGCTGTGGGCCAGCCGCCAGGAGGAGACGCAGCCCCCAGTGTCCAACTAGGACATGTGGCAACCCACTGTGGCTTCCCACCGCTTTGCATCGCCCCTTTCTGACCCACAACTGACCCACAGCACTCGTGCCTGAGGGGGAGGCACAGGGGGCTTTCTTTGGGGTCACTAAATTGGTGACTGGTCTCATTTTGGGGACATTGAGCTGGAGGCTTTGTATTGCCTACATCCTGGGTGATCCcacctgcctgctcctggctggagagagccgggctggctgcagctggcccAGGCATTCCAGCCTCTTAATCATTAATCACGAGCGTGATCATTTGCCttcatttgattttatttgataTCCATCGTTACATGAGTGTGGTCACAGCTCACTGGAGCAAGTCCTGACTTTGGAGGGTTTAGGGGACGGGGGGGAAGCGAGGGGAGTGTGACAAGGGGGCACAGTGCTCAAAGAAGCAGGAGAGGTGGTGGGTgtcccctccagcagcacccacactCAGTGAGGACTAACCACCAcacgctgctggagctgcctttgGTGTGGGAGTCCCAGGCAGGCTGGCTGCCTTGCTCAGTGGCATGTAAGCTGTGCCTCTCACGTGTCACCAGGTGAATGAGCCTCTGTCCCGTGTGGGAGAGGTCAGTGTTCCACTGGAaggagattttggggttttgccCCCTCCCCTGTTCTCGGGCAAGGGTCCCTGGGCATGCACGTTCCTTTGGGTGCAGCATGCCCAAAGCCCTTCATCAGTACATGCTTTTTTGGGGCTCCCCTTGCTGTGTTGGCCAAACCCTCCAGCACGGATTAGGAGGGGATGGAGTGAGGCGCACCGGTGCATCCAGGTCCCTGCTGTAGCCCTGGCCAGCACAAGCAGGAGCAGATGCTGGCTCAGCTTTAAAACACTGCGGTTTGGTCAGTGTAGGTCGGCACTGAGAGATGTGCTGGGAACAGGTGACAAGCTGGGAAGCAGGCTTGATGCTCTCAGGGGGAGAGCGGTGAGAAGCAGAGCCAGGATTTTCCCCAGCTGTGTTAACCAGCCCAGGTGTCCAGCAGGAACAACGCAGATTAACAGCACTTTCACAGTCCAGTGTTTACAGGAACCCTCACTAAAATTAACCCGAGGCTTTGGGAGGCTTTTGTGGCAGCCAGgcggagctgctggaggcacaTGTGGTCATCCTGGGCTATCCCAGGGGCCCTTCCCGGGCAGTTTTGCCTCCTCTGACTCAGTTTTCCCCTTGGAGCTTCTGATTAATGATTTGCCGTGATAATTCAGTCAAGCCCTTTTAGCTAAACTTATCACAGAGATGGAATATTGGAATATTGGAATATAAAAAATaggtataaaaatattttcttagtaGTTGATTTCTTTGCAGGTgtgggtcctgggaagtgtggggatcctgggagggctggggtTCCTGGGAAGTTTGTGGATTCTGTAGTGCTGGGAtcctgggagggctggggctctgggaaGGCTGAGGATCCTGGAAAggctgggcaggctgagggCCCATGGAGGGTTGGGGTCCTGGGAGGGCTGGGACCATCCGGACCACAGGTCCCAGCGGGATGAACTGTGGTGAACATGGGCTGGAGCCCTGAACAGGGAAGTCTAGCCTCTTCCAGCCTGTGGGcggagggaaactgaggcaggagatGCAATTCCCCCCCCATGGATCTCCTTGCTTCTCCTGCCGGGGGTCCGAGCAAGGTGTCTCTGCAGCCGCGGAgcccccggctctgcccgggcCCATAACGGCGCCTTTGTGCCGCGGGCAGCGCCGCTGCTGACTCAGGGATTTCTCCCGGGCACCGCCGTGGGAGCCCCGTGACCCATCGGAGGGGGGACCCTGCCAGGGGACGGGGTGGCGGTGAAGCACTGAGGCGACAGCTCCGTGGAAAGCCGGCGACAGCCACAGCCGGCGTTACTCCGTGGTGGGGCcgagggacagaggggacactgcaGCTGAGCGGCGCCCGGTGAGTGCCTTCGCTTTCTCGGGGGGTGTCGAAACAGCAAAAGGTGCCGATGAAACCACAGGTGAGAGAGGCTCGTGACTGGAGTGGATGCCCTTCTCCTTCTGTAGGGATAATCTTCAGGGAAATATAGGGACATGGAAACTGGGGACAGCTGACCTGTCCCTGAAGGAAAGGCGTTAGGGAACAGCTCCCACCCACTGCCAGGGACAGCGCGGCTGGGGACCCCACTGTCCGTGCTGTGCACCTCAGGCTGCCCCACAGAGGAGGGGGGGACAAGGGGCCGGCTGGGTCCGTTGCACTGGGGGCAGCAGCGGCACAGGAACGCTCCCTGACCCGGTCGCAATGAGCCCGGCTGCTCCGGAGCTCTCGTCTGTGGGCTCTGCCCTCCCAATGCCCGCTAAAAGAGAGCATGGAGCTGCAGGTCTCACCCTGTTCTTTGCCCACTAGCCTTGATTTCCCAGACAAACACCTTAAACATcaaattcattttatttcattttatcctGGGGTCCTCAGGTCAGCCTCCTCACTGGTACCCTGCGCCCTGATTCACCTCTGAGCTGTGGTGACTCAACAGCGCACACTCGGCCCCTctccaccccagccctgcccctcagcCTCGGCTCCTGGGGGGTTACCCAGACCCAAGCCCACCGAGTTaacccccaaacccttccaagGACAGCCCCGTGCCCCTGGCCGTGCCCAGCGGCCGCTCCCCCCGCCTTCATTCCCCGCCACATCCTTCCGCTGCAGCTGCCATGGGCTCCCGGCACTTCCCGGCCCGGACCGTGCTCTTCGAGAAGGAATCCAACGGTGTCACGTACCGTGTGCCCGCCCTGCTCTACCTGCCCTGCGTGGCCAAGCTGCTGGCGTTTGCCGAGGAGCGGCTCAGCGCCGACGATGCCCACGCCAACCTGCTGGTGCTGCGCCGCGGCACCATCTACGGCAGCTACGTGGAGGTGGGACAGGGGTGCACAGCGGGGACACGccgggctggggacaggctggcgGCTGTCCTACGGCGTGGGTGTGCCACGGCCAAGCTCCCGGTGACAGCCACATGGGGAGGGGAGGCTGGGTGAAGGGAATCGCAGGGTCTTGGGTTGATTttagttggaagggacctcaaaggcCATCTCATTCCATGTGCTTCTGCTAGCCCAGATTGCTCCAGgccctgtccaacccagccGGGAacacttcagggatggggcagccacagctgctctgggcaaaaAAGTGGGATAGTCCTTATTCCCCTGcgtcctctcctcctcctcctcctcctcctccctgggcagtgggaAGACATGCGTGTGCTGGAGACGGCAACACTGCAGCACCATCGGTCGATGAACCCCTGCCCACTCTACGATGAGTTCACGGGcaccctcttcctcttcttcatcaCGGTGCTGGGCAGGACGCCCGAAGCCTACCAGATTGTCACCGGCCAGAACGTCACCCGCCTCTGCTGTGTCACCAGCGCTGACCAGGGCCTGAGCTGGAGCACGGCCACAGACCTGACGCAGCAGGTCATTGGAGCGACCATCAAAGGTACCCAGCTGCAGGGGcacgaggagaggggagagcagcCAGCAAGGGGGTTTGgcctcctggagctgccagtGGCGTTGCTGGGGGTGACTTGGACATAGGAATCCCACAAGCTTCCAAAAAGGTTGGATGAGGAGCTCAagcagaggggagaagggacgGAGGGAGTATCCCTATCTGTTACTGGGGATGGTAAGAAGATGGAGAAGCCCCACAGCCAAGGGTAGGAGCATGTGTGAGGACAACCGGGCAgcactgggctctgctgccctcccaGCCCACCAACTTGGTTCGGCTTGACTTAGGGGAAGCCGTGGGGACCCTTCCACGCTGGGCCAGGCAGGGCACCACGGCCGTCACTCTTCACCCCATCCCATCTCCGCTCCCCAGACTGGGCGACGTTCGCGCTGGGCCCCGGGCATGGGATCCAGCTGCGTTCCGGCCGGCTGCTGGTGCCCGCCTACAGCTACCACATCGACTGCAAGGAGTGCTTTGGGCAGCTCTGCAAGACCACCCCGCACTCCTTCGCCTTCTACAGCGACGACCACGGCCGCCGCTGGCGCTTCGGGGAGTTCATCCCCAACCTGCAGACGGGCGAGTGCCAGCTGGTCTCAGTGGACGAGGAGGACGGATCCAACGTCCTCTACTGCAACGCCCGCAGCCCCCTGGGCTTCAGGGTCCAGGCGCTCAGCACGGACGACGGGGCCGTCTTCCACAGGGGACAGCTGGTCCAGCGGCTGGTGGAGCCGCCCCACGGCTGTCACGGCAGCGTCATTGGCTTCCCCGCGCCCTTGGTGTAtgtccccgccgccccccgggaCGCCGCGGTGCCTCTGCGGGGCTCAGATCGCCGGCTGCTCCCTGGGGCGCCCCGGGGCTTTGGGCCCCTGCCCGCCCGACAGGCGGGAGGTGCTGAGCTGCCCGCCGGCAACCGCCGCGAGCCCGATGAGGATTGTCCCGCCCCAGGGCACCACCATGATGCCCACAGTGTCACCTCGGTCCGGGAGGACTCTCCAGCAACCCCCGGCCCCACTCCCTTCTTCCAGGCACCAACATGGATCCTCTACTCCCACCCCACCAGCTCCATGTCGCGGGTGAACATGGGGGTTCACCTGAGCACCTTCCCCAGGGACGCGGAGAGCTGGACAGAGCCCTGGGTCATCTACGAGGGCCCGAGCGCTTACTCGGACCTGGCTTACATGGAGCTGCCCTACAGGGACGCGCCGGTGGCCGGCGGCACGGCCGTCGCCTTCGCCTGCCTCTACGAGAACGGGATGAGATCTCCCTACGAGCAGATCTCCTTCAGCATGTTCACGCTGCACGACGTGCTCCAGAACATCCCCCTGACGGCCGCTGCTCCCCGGcacggccgcggccccgcgcgcCACGGGgcgaagaggaggaggaggaggagctgcttcATCTCCTAGAGCCAGCCCCGGTCAGCTCCCCCCACGCCCCAGTGCTGCATCCTGGAGCAGCGACCCATGGGCCGGGTCCTGCCACCATCCAGCACGGCCACATCGCGCAGAGGTGCGTTACTGTCCCCACACTGGGGTTTATCTCATTGTTACCgatgtttttttaattctgtttcgGTTGGGTGGGAAGGTGttttctcccagcccagccccaggctcgTCTCCAAGCAAGAGCCACCTCTGGAAACAGATACTGGggggccagagcagctgtgcaggggggaGGCAGCCGGGGGTGCCTCGTGCCATCCCTCTGTGCCAGGTGGGATGTggtgctccagctgtgccataCCTGATACCAccaccctgctcccagggctttCCTCCCCTCATAAACAGCTGTGCTATATAAATGTGGTGTATGAtgttaaattctttctttttcatgaaaAGACTTTTTCTCAATGGTGTCAATGTTCTGTTCCTTCATTGTAGCTGGGATGGGGCCGGGTTTTGTATTTGGGCTGATGATAATGAAATGTTTGTGTTGCATTACTTGTCTGTCTGGGCTTTtagttttctctcttcattaCTTTCATtacaatttattattattattattccaatTATTAAAGTGTTTTTATGTCAAGCCAGGAGATGTCTCACTTTTACCGTACTGattctctcctccatcccacGGGACGGGGGTGAGTGGCAGGGTGGTGCTCAGGTGCCAGCTGGGGTTCAACCACCCCAATGACCCAGTTCATGTTTCATCTGGTCTGGgatttgtgtttttaatgtgCCCTCACTGCTCTCCTCTGACCCTTGTCAGTCTGGGGACAAACACTCTCCCAGCAcgggcagctcagccccacgcTGGCTCCTGTGGTTATGGGGAGAGGGTTGAGCACAGGAGTGGGGTCCTGCTCCTGGGaatgagcagcagctgctcctgacaCCTGTGTGTGGGTGAACTTCAGGGGGCTACACCTcaattccagctctgcctcccccagCACGACTCCATCCCAGTGCCCCAGCCCGGCTCCTCGGGTCTCCTTCAcctgtcctgccctgtgcaggtgACAAACACTGCCCTAAATATGAACTGATTACCAAAAGTGCCCAGCTCGTCAGTCTGTGACACCACCATGCCTCATTTTCCACCGGGGTGGGTGGAGGCCGACAAATGACAGCCCGGAGAACAGAAACTTTCAGTTCCCTTGAAGCTACAAAATAGAAGTAAAAGACGAACTAGCGAGTGAGATAAAAGGGTGTAAAAGATGGCACACAGGATGCTAAACACAGCTGGAACCAGTGGAGAAACAGGGAATGAGGAGCGTGGTGACTTTTGTGGCAAAGTTATGTCACAAgaaagagcagctcctgccctgagaGAAGTTCAAGGCAAGGTCACAATATCGGGGCACTCAGTGAGTTCAGCCACCAGCCACCCCCCTAGAAAACCCTCTAGGACCAGAAAAGCACTTCCAGGAAGGGGTGGAGGATGGAAATTGGTTCTAGGAAAAGTGATGTTTATGTATTCTCTAGGAAATCCCTTGTAATGAATGTCTGATCATCATGCAACAAACAGCCTGTTGTGAAGTTTCACAACACACTTCGGATTAGAGGAGACATCCTGcgtgtgcccagctctgtggtACACAGTGCCTGCCTTCTAATGCAAATTGTGTTAGAAAATCGGTTCTCTGCCTCATTTCAGTGTCatgaggagcggctgaggcagctgctgggctcctgCCGGGATGCTGGAAGCCGggtccccatctccatcccttACTGAGCCACTTCCCAACCCCAGGGGAAGGGACATGGCCTGGGCCAGGGGAtctgcacaggagcagccctgtgagagagagaggacGGCAAAGAGTGatctctggagtccagggcagctcttgaaacGTGGTTTATCGCATAGTTCGTTGGtgcaagagctttgcttaagctgccagccacagctcaAAGCGTGCCCGAGCCAAGAGCCCTCAGTTCTtgtaaaaatacattatatctccttctgtgttgaatattctagtttacGCTGACCAACCAGGACAAGACACAAATTctacagaatttacatacagcctatagGAACTACTACATTACCATACTGTGCCACACTCCAAACCCTAAAAGCTCCTTtctagactccttttccctgccatcTTGGCAGGGCCCCATCCCCTTGGACCCTTGGCATCCCTTTGTCTGTTAGGGATATTGCTCAAACAACAGGCctcttgccttcagctaacCCAATCACAGTCTCTCGGCTTGGCGTCCTACATCTCAAAGCTCgcttccatttctatttctcacGGGTTTCATGCTGTTAGAATCTTTTGCCAAGCAATCATATCTGTAAGGTTTTCctgcttcatcctccccaagaGCAGCCCTTGGCACACCATCCCCACGAGCTGCTTCAACACCTGGGCCGGCCGTCCCCCGTGGGCGCTCTGTCCATCCCACAGGGCTCCTGCACCGGGCTggtgccacagctccagctgtgccctctCCACGccggtgccagcagcagcagctcctccgaGCCCCTGGCGCGGCCTCCGGGCCCTACTTGCCGTCGCAGAAGCCGCAGAGGCAGCCGAGGCAGCCGTTGAGGATCTGCAGCAGGGCCAGCGCCATCTCGGCCGCGctgaggaagagcaggagggagaacaGGACCACGTGCCAGGTGACGACGCCCTCGGGCTCCAGGCAGATGCTCCAGGCTGTCCGATTGTAGAGGTAGCTCTCAACCCTGTGCgacagggaggggagaaggtgCAGCAGGTCCGGAATCCCAGCGCTTTCTACCACGAAATTTCCCCCAGACATCGCACCCTTCATCCACGGATGGCCAGGGGTAGGGATGGAGGTGGAAAGCACCGTGTAGAAATCCATGGAAGGTGAGAATTCCCTCGGCTACCAGGGTCTTGCATCAACCACCACCAGCGAGCACCCACCCACCCCACCTGAATTGGGGATAAATTGATGAGGCAGCCCCTCACCTGGCCTCAGGCCCATGGTTGATGGCATCCAGGAAGGGATAACCCCAGAGGGCTCCGTGCCCGAGCCCCAGCTCGGTGGTGTTGTAGAGGCAGAGGGGACCATTGGTCAGCCCCACTCCGGACAGGACGAAGCAGGCGGCGGCGCCCAGGAGCGCCAGCTTGGAGAGCACCACGGAGAGGAAAGCCTGCAGGGACCCCGGGGGGACACAGGGTCAGGGGGACACAGAACgcagctgcaggctggcagcagagtTCGGGGAGCCGGGGgagctcccctcccctccctggccGAGGGTGAAGCCATCGCTGGGATGGGCAGAAGCGGACAGGGAGAGGCAGTGACCTCCACCCCAGCCCGCCCTGgagccctgtcccctggggagGTGACACCCTGCCGTGGGCCGTCACGGGGccactggagagcagcacccCGCCTCGTCCAGCACATCCCACCGCGGGGCCGTGAGGAAGGGTCTGAGACCCAGCACGGGAGAGGAGGGACCCGTCACCACCCGCCACGGGGCCGGGGGACAGGAGGAGCCCTGCCGCGCCCCACTGAGGAGGTGGGACCCGGGCACATCCCGCCCG
The sequence above is drawn from the Hirundo rustica isolate bHirRus1 chromosome 10, bHirRus1.pri.v3, whole genome shotgun sequence genome and encodes:
- the TM4SF19 gene encoding transmembrane 4 L6 family member 19, translating into MCVGKCSRIVGPCLLALGTLSAAASILLLFPGGASKYLLQGRLGRHAKAVPGLWGGGIAVLLAGTHVTALGWRCSGCSGCGTRHNAFLSVVLSKLALLGAAACFVLSGVGLTNGPLCLYNTTELGLGHGALWGYPFLDAINHGPEARVESYLYNRTAWSICLEPEGVVTWHVVLFSLLLFLSAAEMALALLQILNGCLGCLCGFCDGK
- the NEU4 gene encoding sialidase-4 isoform X2, whose protein sequence is MPTPTCWCCAAAPSTAATWRTPEAYQIVTGQNVTRLCCVTSADQGLSWSTATDLTQQVIGATIKDWATFALGPGHGIQLRSGRLLVPAYSYHIDCKECFGQLCKTTPHSFAFYSDDHGRRWRFGEFIPNLQTGECQLVSVDEEDGSNVLYCNARSPLGFRVQALSTDDGAVFHRGQLVQRLVEPPHGCHGSVIGFPAPLVYVPAAPRDAAVPLRGSDRRLLPGAPRGFGPLPARQAGGAELPAGNRREPDEDCPAPGHHHDAHSVTSVREDSPATPGPTPFFQAPTWILYSHPTSSMSRVNMGVHLSTFPRDAESWTEPWVIYEGPSAYSDLAYMELPYRDAPVAGGTAVAFACLYENGMRSPYEQISFSMFTLHDVLQNIPLTAAAPRHGRGPARHGAKRRRRRSCFIS
- the GAL3ST2 gene encoding galactose-3-O-sulfotransferase 2, which encodes MKSPGCTPRCLIIFSFCLGLSCLSGFFHMNYRISKSHEELLFPPTPCHAKTNVMFLKTHKTASSTVLNIMFRFAERYNLTVALPAGQLFHLGYPRTFMAHFVEGFETIGQNYNIMSNHLRFNPLEVKKVMAANTFYFSILRNPISLLESSYIYYKNNVPAFRLSKNVNEFLASPTKYYLPADYRENIYARNIMWFDFGYDNNAEDDTKYTQAVLEDIEQNFHLILIADYFDESMILLKHTLCWDLDDVVYFKLNSRSHNTVQTLSPESEEQIKTWCSLDWKLYLHFNQSFWRRIEETIGLEVLEKEVDQLRARQKELMETCLSEQEAVRKDHIRNRALLPFQSGAANILGYNLKQDLDKRTLRTCQKLVIPELQYTSYLYAVQHPHKRRKELGLPLLWASRQEETQPPVSN
- the NEU4 gene encoding sialidase-4 isoform X1; amino-acid sequence: MGSRHFPARTVLFEKESNGVTYRVPALLYLPCVAKLLAFAEERLSADDAHANLLVLRRGTIYGSYVEWEDMRVLETATLQHHRSMNPCPLYDEFTGTLFLFFITVLGRTPEAYQIVTGQNVTRLCCVTSADQGLSWSTATDLTQQVIGATIKDWATFALGPGHGIQLRSGRLLVPAYSYHIDCKECFGQLCKTTPHSFAFYSDDHGRRWRFGEFIPNLQTGECQLVSVDEEDGSNVLYCNARSPLGFRVQALSTDDGAVFHRGQLVQRLVEPPHGCHGSVIGFPAPLVYVPAAPRDAAVPLRGSDRRLLPGAPRGFGPLPARQAGGAELPAGNRREPDEDCPAPGHHHDAHSVTSVREDSPATPGPTPFFQAPTWILYSHPTSSMSRVNMGVHLSTFPRDAESWTEPWVIYEGPSAYSDLAYMELPYRDAPVAGGTAVAFACLYENGMRSPYEQISFSMFTLHDVLQNIPLTAAAPRHGRGPARHGAKRRRRRSCFIS